One Zeugodacus cucurbitae isolate PBARC_wt_2022May chromosome 3, idZeuCucr1.2, whole genome shotgun sequence genomic region harbors:
- the LOC105212884 gene encoding zinc finger protein 473 isoform X5, whose translation MNSEHATVKATPGESAKATITVATANELNRQYQQQQRHSPQQHINNSHHLQQLQLQQQQQQTQNHQLNELSKYWVVSNGQALPYNILPNGTIITQHQRQQATDQDTHSQQQVQLQQQQQQQQTNTLQIHAAVNASDDNRQQQQHVPQQHLTAALQQAQQTQQQQQQQPQQQQLLQRENIKEEKPFLDNGKLNQSIVMQHVGATASSAPTTSGATTITLGAPKTEVKDDVGLGKPPIEMYKVNIEDFSQLFTYHEVFGKIHGDVMNQAAHAVPNAAPPPHTNASNNAAVAAVVASANAAAAAAAAAATAANTTSGVVAPTTTTNLTTAISTSGTTTAPATAVTATPTVTGELLMPKMEGGLPVVDQTTTIALAPDGTPIATGTHVCDICGKIFQFRYQLIVHRRYHSERKPFNCQVCGQGFTTSQDLTRHGKIHIGGPMFTCIVCFNVFANNASLERHMKRHSTDKPFACTICQKTFARKEHLDNHFRSHTGETPFRCQYCAKTFTRKEHMVNHVRKHTGETPHRCDICKKSFTRKEHYVNHYMWHTGQTPHQCDVCGKKYTRKEHLANHMRSHTNDTPFRCEICGKSFSRKEHFTNHILWHTAQSTGETPHRCDFCSKTFTRKEHLLNHVRQHTGESPHRCTYCLKTFTRKEHLVNHIRQHTGETPFKCTYCTKAFTRKDHMVNHIRQHTGESPHKCTYCTKTFTRKEHLVNHVRQHTGESPHRCSYCKKTFTRKEHLTNHVRLHTGDSPHKCEYCQKTFTRKEHLNNHMRQHSSDNPHCCNVCNKPFTRKEHLINHMSRCHTGDRPFACETCGKSFPLKGNLLFHQRSHTKGQECERPFSCEKCPKTFICKGHLVSHMRSHSGEKPHACTLCSKAFVERGNLKRHMKMNHPDAVMPPPPQPHPQIPAGILASVKEEIKPIFLPHQTPTMHTIQQITSGAAAANAVQLAPSLVPLVTSTITSHNNQKPQQQQQQQQQQQQQQQQQQQQAHQQHQQQVQQQQQQQHQQQQQQQQQQQLLQLSIHQQQQEQHRQHQQQQQQAHHQQTQVQAQQQAHAPQPQQPPTVPIALIQTDPSVLARAAMQLQHLPANVEQHPVVY comes from the exons ATGAATAGTGAACATGCAACAGTAAAAGCAACTCCTGGTGAGTCAGCGAAAGCCACAATTACTGTTGCCACAGCTAATGAATTGAATCGACaatatcaacaacagcaacgacatTCACCACAGCAACATATTAACAATTCTCACCATTTGCAGCAgctacaattgcaacaacaacaacaacaaacacaaaatcaTCAACTGAACGAG ttgagCAAATATTGGGTAGTTTCAAATGGCCAAGCGCTTCCCTATAATATTTTGCCAAATGGAACTATAATCACACAACATCAGCGGCAGCAAGCAACGGACCAGGATACACATTCACAACAACAAgttcaactgcaacaacaacaacagcagcagcaaacaaatacattacaaattcacg CTGCGGTAAATGCAAGTGATGAcaatcgacaacaacaacaacatgtaccGCAACAACATCTAACTGCCGCTTTGCAGCAGGCACAgcaaactcaacaacaacaacagcagcagccacaacaacaacaactcctgCAACGAGAAAATATTAAGGAGGAGAAACCATTTTTAGATAACGGAAAGCTAAATCAATCCATAGTTATGCAACACGTAGGCGCAACAGCTTCGTCCGCGCCGACGACGTCCGGTGCCACAACCATAACTCTGGGTGCACCGAAAACCGAAGTAAAAGATGATGTTGGATTGGGTAAACCGCCCATTGAAATGTATAAAGTTAACATTGAAGACTTCTCGCAGCTTTTTACCTATCATGAAGTGTTTGGTAAAATCCACGGTGATGTAATGAATCAAGCCGCACATGCAGTGCCCAATGCTGCACCACCACCGCACACTAACGCGAGCAACAATGCAGCGGTTGCGGCTGTAGTGGCTAGCGCTAATGCGGCcgctgctgcagctgctgccGCTGCGACAGCCGCAAATACAACAAGCGGTGTGGTAGCGCCCACAACTACAACCAATTTAACGACGGCAATCAGCACAAGTGGCACCACGACTGCCCCCGCTACTGCTGTAACAGCAACGCCAACTGTGACCGGGGAGCTATTGATGCCCAAAATGGAAGGTGGCCTGCCGGTTGTGGATCAGACGACAACCATCGCGCTCGCACCTGATGGCACACCAATTGCTACTGGTACACATGTGTGCGATATTTGCGGCAAAATATTCCAATTTCGCTATCAATTGATCGTGCATCGCCGTTATCATAGTGAACGGAAACCATTCAATTGTCAGGTGTGTGGACAAGGTTTCACCACCTCACAAGATTTAACGCGGCATGGGAAGATACACATCGGCGGACCAATGTTTACGTGCATCGTTTGTTTCAATGTATTCGCCAACAATGCAAGTCTGGAGCGGCATATGAAACGACATTCGACCGATAAGCCATTCGCATGTACGATCTGTCAGAAGACATTTGCACGCAAGGAGCATTTGGATAACCATTTTCGTTCGCATACGGGCGAGACGCCGTTCCGGTGCCAATATTGCGCCAAGACATTCACACGGAAGGAGCACATGGTGAATCATGTGCGCAAACACACGGGTGAGACGCCACATCGTTGCGATATTTGTAAGAAGTCCTTCACCCGCAAGGAACACTATGTTAACCACTACATGTGGCACACTG GTCAAACACCCCACCAGTGTGATGTATGTGGCAAGAAGTATACGCGCAAAGAGCATCTAGCTAATCATATGCGTTCACACACTAATGACACACCCTTTAGATGTGAGATATGCGGCAAGAGTTTTAGTCGCAAGGAGCATTTCACCAATCACATTCTCTGGCATACAG CTCAATCCACAGGCGAAACACCTCATCGTTGCGATTTCTGCTCGAAAACGTTTACGCGCAAGGAACACTTGCTAAATCATGTACGTCAACATACGGGCGAATCGCCTCATCGTTGCACATATTGTTTGAAAACGTTCACACGCAAGGAACACCTAGTGAATCATATACGTCAACATACGGGCGAAACACCGTTCAAATGCACTTATTGCACGAAGGCATTTACGCGTAAAGATCATATGGTGAATCATATTAGGCAGCATACCGGAGAATCTCCGCACAAGTGCACATACTGCACAAAAACGTTTACACGTAAGGAACATCTGGTAAATCATGTGCGTCAGCATACTGGCGAGTCGCCACATCGTTGCAGTTACTGCAAGAAGACCTTTACACGCAAGGAGCATTTGACGAATCATGTGCGTTTGCATACTGGCGATTCACCGCACAAATGTGAATATTGCCAAAAGACATTTACGCGTAAAGAGCATTTGAACAATCATATGCGTCAGCACTCTAGCGACAATCCACATTGTTGCAATGTGTGCAACAAGCCATTCACACGTAAAGAGCATCTTATTAATCACATGTCACGTTGCCACACTGGTGATCGTCCGTTCGCTTGTGAGACTTGTGGTAAATCGTTCCCACTCAAGGGAAATCTGTTATTCCATCAACGTAGTCACACTAAAGGACAGGAATGTGAACGTCCGTTTTCATGCGAGAAATGTCCCAAAACCTTTATATGCAAGg GTCATCTTGTCTCACATATGCGTTCGCATTCAGGTGAGAAGCCGCACGCCTGCACATTGTGCAGCAAGGCTTTTGTTGAGCGTGGCAATTTGAAGCGCCACATGAAGATGAACCATCCCGATGCGGTAATGCCCCCACCACCGCAACCGCATCCGCAAATTCCAGCTGGTATATTGGCGTCGGTCAAAGAGGAAATAAAACCAATATTTC TTCCCCATCAAACGCCGACCATGCACACTATCCAACAGATAACATCGGGCGCAGCAGCGGCAAACGCCGTGCAGTTGGCCCCTAGTCTTGTGCCGTTGGTTACCTCAACTATAACTTCGCACAATAACCAGAaaccacagcagcaacaacaacaacaacaacaacagcagcagcagcagcaacaacaacaacagcaagcacatcaacaacaccaacaacaggtgcagcagcaacaacagcaacaacatcaacagcagcagcagcaacaacaacagcagcaactacTACAACTATCCATACATCAACAACAGCAGGAACAACATCGtcaacatcagcaacaacaacaacaggcgcaTCACCAACAAACACAGGTGCAGGCACAACAACAAGCTCATGCACCTCAACCGCAACAACCGCCAACTGTGCCTATCGCACTCATACAAACCGATCCGAGCGTGTTGGCTCGTGCAGCCATGCAGTTGCAACACTTGCCAGCGAATGTCGAGCAACATCCGGTGGTTTACTAA
- the LOC105212884 gene encoding uncharacterized protein LOC105212884 isoform X1, with protein MNSEHATVKATPGESAKATITVATANELNRQYQQQQRHSPQQHINNSHHLQQLQLQQQQQQTQNHQLNEPQQNRRLQTAQQQLQLQQSQQQSNSMSLNSGSGGVGGAANAIATTPSSIATVTVGAGGGMIGNAVIPMAAPVQHQPVSMDTVTAETIAAAAAGGGTPTTLTTTPVTIGGLSISVTNPAAVVTGNIADTKIGQPALQQHQQQTHQQQQTISSTGVTVATASTTSTALLTNAPNLSKYWVVSNGQALPYNILPNGTIITQHQRQQATDQDTHSQQQVQLQQQQQQQQTNTLQIHAAVNASDDNRQQQQHVPQQHLTAALQQAQQTQQQQQQQPQQQQLLQRENIKEEKPFLDNGKLNQSIVMQHVGATASSAPTTSGATTITLGAPKTEVKDDVGLGKPPIEMYKVNIEDFSQLFTYHEVFGKIHGDVMNQAAHAVPNAAPPPHTNASNNAAVAAVVASANAAAAAAAAAATAANTTSGVVAPTTTTNLTTAISTSGTTTAPATAVTATPTVTGELLMPKMEGGLPVVDQTTTIALAPDGTPIATGTHVCDICGKIFQFRYQLIVHRRYHSERKPFNCQVCGQGFTTSQDLTRHGKIHIGGPMFTCIVCFNVFANNASLERHMKRHSTDKPFACTICQKTFARKEHLDNHFRSHTGETPFRCQYCAKTFTRKEHMVNHVRKHTGETPHRCDICKKSFTRKEHYVNHYMWHTGQTPHQCDVCGKKYTRKEHLANHMRSHTNDTPFRCEICGKSFSRKEHFTNHILWHTAQSTGETPHRCDFCSKTFTRKEHLLNHVRQHTGESPHRCTYCLKTFTRKEHLVNHIRQHTGETPFKCTYCTKAFTRKDHMVNHIRQHTGESPHKCTYCTKTFTRKEHLVNHVRQHTGESPHRCSYCKKTFTRKEHLTNHVRLHTGDSPHKCEYCQKTFTRKEHLNNHMRQHSSDNPHCCNVCNKPFTRKEHLINHMSRCHTGDRPFACETCGKSFPLKGNLLFHQRSHTKGQECERPFSCEKCPKTFICKGHLVSHMRSHSGEKPHACTLCSKAFVERGNLKRHMKMNHPDAVMPPPPQPHPQIPAGILASVKEEIKPIFLPHQTPTMHTIQQITSGAAAANAVQLAPSLVPLVTSTITSHNNQKPQQQQQQQQQQQQQQQQQQQQAHQQHQQQVQQQQQQQHQQQQQQQQQQQLLQLSIHQQQQEQHRQHQQQQQQAHHQQTQVQAQQQAHAPQPQQPPTVPIALIQTDPSVLARAAMQLQHLPANVEQHPVVY; from the exons ATGAATAGTGAACATGCAACAGTAAAAGCAACTCCTGGTGAGTCAGCGAAAGCCACAATTACTGTTGCCACAGCTAATGAATTGAATCGACaatatcaacaacagcaacgacatTCACCACAGCAACATATTAACAATTCTCACCATTTGCAGCAgctacaattgcaacaacaacaacaacaaacacaaaatcaTCAACTGAACGAG CCACAACAAAATCGAAGACTACAAACAGCtcaacaacaattgcagttGCAGCAGTCGCAGCAGCAGAGTAATTCAATGTCGTTAAACAGTGGTAGTGGTGGGGTTGGTGGTGCTGCCAATGCCATAGCAACAACCCCTTCCTCTATAGCCACTGTCACCGTCGGTGCTGGAGGCGGCATGATTGGTAATGCTGTAATACCAATGGCAGCACCAGTCCAGCATCAGCCAGTTTCAATGGACACTGTTACGGCAGAGACAATTGCGGCCGCTGCAGCTGGAGGTGGCACTCCGACCACCCTAACCACGACTCCTGTAACAATCGGTGGTCTGAGCATAAGTGTCACGAATCCTGCAGCTGTCGTTACTGGCAATATTGCTGACACAAAGATAGGGCAACCGGCATTGCAACAGCACCAACAGCAAacacatcagcagcagcaaacaaTAAGCTCAACTGGAGTCACAGTAGCAACGGCATCAACTACATCAACTGCACTATTGACAAATGCACCAAAC ttgagCAAATATTGGGTAGTTTCAAATGGCCAAGCGCTTCCCTATAATATTTTGCCAAATGGAACTATAATCACACAACATCAGCGGCAGCAAGCAACGGACCAGGATACACATTCACAACAACAAgttcaactgcaacaacaacaacagcagcagcaaacaaatacattacaaattcacg CTGCGGTAAATGCAAGTGATGAcaatcgacaacaacaacaacatgtaccGCAACAACATCTAACTGCCGCTTTGCAGCAGGCACAgcaaactcaacaacaacaacagcagcagccacaacaacaacaactcctgCAACGAGAAAATATTAAGGAGGAGAAACCATTTTTAGATAACGGAAAGCTAAATCAATCCATAGTTATGCAACACGTAGGCGCAACAGCTTCGTCCGCGCCGACGACGTCCGGTGCCACAACCATAACTCTGGGTGCACCGAAAACCGAAGTAAAAGATGATGTTGGATTGGGTAAACCGCCCATTGAAATGTATAAAGTTAACATTGAAGACTTCTCGCAGCTTTTTACCTATCATGAAGTGTTTGGTAAAATCCACGGTGATGTAATGAATCAAGCCGCACATGCAGTGCCCAATGCTGCACCACCACCGCACACTAACGCGAGCAACAATGCAGCGGTTGCGGCTGTAGTGGCTAGCGCTAATGCGGCcgctgctgcagctgctgccGCTGCGACAGCCGCAAATACAACAAGCGGTGTGGTAGCGCCCACAACTACAACCAATTTAACGACGGCAATCAGCACAAGTGGCACCACGACTGCCCCCGCTACTGCTGTAACAGCAACGCCAACTGTGACCGGGGAGCTATTGATGCCCAAAATGGAAGGTGGCCTGCCGGTTGTGGATCAGACGACAACCATCGCGCTCGCACCTGATGGCACACCAATTGCTACTGGTACACATGTGTGCGATATTTGCGGCAAAATATTCCAATTTCGCTATCAATTGATCGTGCATCGCCGTTATCATAGTGAACGGAAACCATTCAATTGTCAGGTGTGTGGACAAGGTTTCACCACCTCACAAGATTTAACGCGGCATGGGAAGATACACATCGGCGGACCAATGTTTACGTGCATCGTTTGTTTCAATGTATTCGCCAACAATGCAAGTCTGGAGCGGCATATGAAACGACATTCGACCGATAAGCCATTCGCATGTACGATCTGTCAGAAGACATTTGCACGCAAGGAGCATTTGGATAACCATTTTCGTTCGCATACGGGCGAGACGCCGTTCCGGTGCCAATATTGCGCCAAGACATTCACACGGAAGGAGCACATGGTGAATCATGTGCGCAAACACACGGGTGAGACGCCACATCGTTGCGATATTTGTAAGAAGTCCTTCACCCGCAAGGAACACTATGTTAACCACTACATGTGGCACACTG GTCAAACACCCCACCAGTGTGATGTATGTGGCAAGAAGTATACGCGCAAAGAGCATCTAGCTAATCATATGCGTTCACACACTAATGACACACCCTTTAGATGTGAGATATGCGGCAAGAGTTTTAGTCGCAAGGAGCATTTCACCAATCACATTCTCTGGCATACAG CTCAATCCACAGGCGAAACACCTCATCGTTGCGATTTCTGCTCGAAAACGTTTACGCGCAAGGAACACTTGCTAAATCATGTACGTCAACATACGGGCGAATCGCCTCATCGTTGCACATATTGTTTGAAAACGTTCACACGCAAGGAACACCTAGTGAATCATATACGTCAACATACGGGCGAAACACCGTTCAAATGCACTTATTGCACGAAGGCATTTACGCGTAAAGATCATATGGTGAATCATATTAGGCAGCATACCGGAGAATCTCCGCACAAGTGCACATACTGCACAAAAACGTTTACACGTAAGGAACATCTGGTAAATCATGTGCGTCAGCATACTGGCGAGTCGCCACATCGTTGCAGTTACTGCAAGAAGACCTTTACACGCAAGGAGCATTTGACGAATCATGTGCGTTTGCATACTGGCGATTCACCGCACAAATGTGAATATTGCCAAAAGACATTTACGCGTAAAGAGCATTTGAACAATCATATGCGTCAGCACTCTAGCGACAATCCACATTGTTGCAATGTGTGCAACAAGCCATTCACACGTAAAGAGCATCTTATTAATCACATGTCACGTTGCCACACTGGTGATCGTCCGTTCGCTTGTGAGACTTGTGGTAAATCGTTCCCACTCAAGGGAAATCTGTTATTCCATCAACGTAGTCACACTAAAGGACAGGAATGTGAACGTCCGTTTTCATGCGAGAAATGTCCCAAAACCTTTATATGCAAGg GTCATCTTGTCTCACATATGCGTTCGCATTCAGGTGAGAAGCCGCACGCCTGCACATTGTGCAGCAAGGCTTTTGTTGAGCGTGGCAATTTGAAGCGCCACATGAAGATGAACCATCCCGATGCGGTAATGCCCCCACCACCGCAACCGCATCCGCAAATTCCAGCTGGTATATTGGCGTCGGTCAAAGAGGAAATAAAACCAATATTTC TTCCCCATCAAACGCCGACCATGCACACTATCCAACAGATAACATCGGGCGCAGCAGCGGCAAACGCCGTGCAGTTGGCCCCTAGTCTTGTGCCGTTGGTTACCTCAACTATAACTTCGCACAATAACCAGAaaccacagcagcaacaacaacaacaacaacaacagcagcagcagcagcaacaacaacaacagcaagcacatcaacaacaccaacaacaggtgcagcagcaacaacagcaacaacatcaacagcagcagcagcaacaacaacagcagcaactacTACAACTATCCATACATCAACAACAGCAGGAACAACATCGtcaacatcagcaacaacaacaacaggcgcaTCACCAACAAACACAGGTGCAGGCACAACAACAAGCTCATGCACCTCAACCGCAACAACCGCCAACTGTGCCTATCGCACTCATACAAACCGATCCGAGCGTGTTGGCTCGTGCAGCCATGCAGTTGCAACACTTGCCAGCGAATGTCGAGCAACATCCGGTGGTTTACTAA
- the LOC105212884 gene encoding uncharacterized protein LOC105212884 isoform X3, which yields MNSEHATVKATPGESAKATITVATANELNRQYQQQQRHSPQQHINNSHHLQQLQLQQQQQQTQNHQLNEPQQNRRLQTAQQQLQLQQSQQQSNSMSLNSGSGGVGGAANAIATTPSSIATVTVGAGGGMIGNAVIPMAAPVQHQPVSMDTVTAETIAAAAAGGGTPTTLTTTPVTIGGLSISVTNPAAVVTGNIADTKIGQPALQQHQQQTHQQQQTISSTGVTVATASTTSTALLTNAPNLSKYWVVSNGQALPYNILPNGTIITQHQRQQATDQDTHSQQQVQLQQQQQQQQTNTLQIHAAVNASDDNRQQQQHVPQQHLTAALQQAQQTQQQQQQQPQQQQLLQRENIKEEKPFLDNGKLNQSIVMQHVGATASSAPTTSGATTITLGAPKTEVKDDVGLGKPPIEMYKVNIEDFSQLFTYHEVFGKIHGDVMNQAAHAVPNAAPPPHTNASNNAAVAAVVASANAAAAAAAAAATAANTTSGVVAPTTTTNLTTAISTSGTTTAPATAVTATPTVTGELLMPKMEGGLPVVDQTTTIALAPDGTPIATGTHVCDICGKIFQFRYQLIVHRRYHSERKPFNCQVCGQGFTTSQDLTRHGKIHIGGPMFTCIVCFNVFANNASLERHMKRHSTDKPFACTICQKTFARKEHLDNHFRSHTGETPFRCQYCAKTFTRKEHMVNHVRKHTGQTPHQCDVCGKKYTRKEHLANHMRSHTNDTPFRCEICGKSFSRKEHFTNHILWHTAQSTGETPHRCDFCSKTFTRKEHLLNHVRQHTGESPHRCTYCLKTFTRKEHLVNHIRQHTGETPFKCTYCTKAFTRKDHMVNHIRQHTGESPHKCTYCTKTFTRKEHLVNHVRQHTGESPHRCSYCKKTFTRKEHLTNHVRLHTGDSPHKCEYCQKTFTRKEHLNNHMRQHSSDNPHCCNVCNKPFTRKEHLINHMSRCHTGDRPFACETCGKSFPLKGNLLFHQRSHTKGQECERPFSCEKCPKTFICKGHLVSHMRSHSGEKPHACTLCSKAFVERGNLKRHMKMNHPDAVMPPPPQPHPQIPAGILASVKEEIKPIFLPHQTPTMHTIQQITSGAAAANAVQLAPSLVPLVTSTITSHNNQKPQQQQQQQQQQQQQQQQQQQQAHQQHQQQVQQQQQQQHQQQQQQQQQQQLLQLSIHQQQQEQHRQHQQQQQQAHHQQTQVQAQQQAHAPQPQQPPTVPIALIQTDPSVLARAAMQLQHLPANVEQHPVVY from the exons ATGAATAGTGAACATGCAACAGTAAAAGCAACTCCTGGTGAGTCAGCGAAAGCCACAATTACTGTTGCCACAGCTAATGAATTGAATCGACaatatcaacaacagcaacgacatTCACCACAGCAACATATTAACAATTCTCACCATTTGCAGCAgctacaattgcaacaacaacaacaacaaacacaaaatcaTCAACTGAACGAG CCACAACAAAATCGAAGACTACAAACAGCtcaacaacaattgcagttGCAGCAGTCGCAGCAGCAGAGTAATTCAATGTCGTTAAACAGTGGTAGTGGTGGGGTTGGTGGTGCTGCCAATGCCATAGCAACAACCCCTTCCTCTATAGCCACTGTCACCGTCGGTGCTGGAGGCGGCATGATTGGTAATGCTGTAATACCAATGGCAGCACCAGTCCAGCATCAGCCAGTTTCAATGGACACTGTTACGGCAGAGACAATTGCGGCCGCTGCAGCTGGAGGTGGCACTCCGACCACCCTAACCACGACTCCTGTAACAATCGGTGGTCTGAGCATAAGTGTCACGAATCCTGCAGCTGTCGTTACTGGCAATATTGCTGACACAAAGATAGGGCAACCGGCATTGCAACAGCACCAACAGCAAacacatcagcagcagcaaacaaTAAGCTCAACTGGAGTCACAGTAGCAACGGCATCAACTACATCAACTGCACTATTGACAAATGCACCAAAC ttgagCAAATATTGGGTAGTTTCAAATGGCCAAGCGCTTCCCTATAATATTTTGCCAAATGGAACTATAATCACACAACATCAGCGGCAGCAAGCAACGGACCAGGATACACATTCACAACAACAAgttcaactgcaacaacaacaacagcagcagcaaacaaatacattacaaattcacg CTGCGGTAAATGCAAGTGATGAcaatcgacaacaacaacaacatgtaccGCAACAACATCTAACTGCCGCTTTGCAGCAGGCACAgcaaactcaacaacaacaacagcagcagccacaacaacaacaactcctgCAACGAGAAAATATTAAGGAGGAGAAACCATTTTTAGATAACGGAAAGCTAAATCAATCCATAGTTATGCAACACGTAGGCGCAACAGCTTCGTCCGCGCCGACGACGTCCGGTGCCACAACCATAACTCTGGGTGCACCGAAAACCGAAGTAAAAGATGATGTTGGATTGGGTAAACCGCCCATTGAAATGTATAAAGTTAACATTGAAGACTTCTCGCAGCTTTTTACCTATCATGAAGTGTTTGGTAAAATCCACGGTGATGTAATGAATCAAGCCGCACATGCAGTGCCCAATGCTGCACCACCACCGCACACTAACGCGAGCAACAATGCAGCGGTTGCGGCTGTAGTGGCTAGCGCTAATGCGGCcgctgctgcagctgctgccGCTGCGACAGCCGCAAATACAACAAGCGGTGTGGTAGCGCCCACAACTACAACCAATTTAACGACGGCAATCAGCACAAGTGGCACCACGACTGCCCCCGCTACTGCTGTAACAGCAACGCCAACTGTGACCGGGGAGCTATTGATGCCCAAAATGGAAGGTGGCCTGCCGGTTGTGGATCAGACGACAACCATCGCGCTCGCACCTGATGGCACACCAATTGCTACTGGTACACATGTGTGCGATATTTGCGGCAAAATATTCCAATTTCGCTATCAATTGATCGTGCATCGCCGTTATCATAGTGAACGGAAACCATTCAATTGTCAGGTGTGTGGACAAGGTTTCACCACCTCACAAGATTTAACGCGGCATGGGAAGATACACATCGGCGGACCAATGTTTACGTGCATCGTTTGTTTCAATGTATTCGCCAACAATGCAAGTCTGGAGCGGCATATGAAACGACATTCGACCGATAAGCCATTCGCATGTACGATCTGTCAGAAGACATTTGCACGCAAGGAGCATTTGGATAACCATTTTCGTTCGCATACGGGCGAGACGCCGTTCCGGTGCCAATATTGCGCCAAGACATTCACACGGAAGGAGCACATGGTGAATCATGTGCGCAAACACACGG GTCAAACACCCCACCAGTGTGATGTATGTGGCAAGAAGTATACGCGCAAAGAGCATCTAGCTAATCATATGCGTTCACACACTAATGACACACCCTTTAGATGTGAGATATGCGGCAAGAGTTTTAGTCGCAAGGAGCATTTCACCAATCACATTCTCTGGCATACAG CTCAATCCACAGGCGAAACACCTCATCGTTGCGATTTCTGCTCGAAAACGTTTACGCGCAAGGAACACTTGCTAAATCATGTACGTCAACATACGGGCGAATCGCCTCATCGTTGCACATATTGTTTGAAAACGTTCACACGCAAGGAACACCTAGTGAATCATATACGTCAACATACGGGCGAAACACCGTTCAAATGCACTTATTGCACGAAGGCATTTACGCGTAAAGATCATATGGTGAATCATATTAGGCAGCATACCGGAGAATCTCCGCACAAGTGCACATACTGCACAAAAACGTTTACACGTAAGGAACATCTGGTAAATCATGTGCGTCAGCATACTGGCGAGTCGCCACATCGTTGCAGTTACTGCAAGAAGACCTTTACACGCAAGGAGCATTTGACGAATCATGTGCGTTTGCATACTGGCGATTCACCGCACAAATGTGAATATTGCCAAAAGACATTTACGCGTAAAGAGCATTTGAACAATCATATGCGTCAGCACTCTAGCGACAATCCACATTGTTGCAATGTGTGCAACAAGCCATTCACACGTAAAGAGCATCTTATTAATCACATGTCACGTTGCCACACTGGTGATCGTCCGTTCGCTTGTGAGACTTGTGGTAAATCGTTCCCACTCAAGGGAAATCTGTTATTCCATCAACGTAGTCACACTAAAGGACAGGAATGTGAACGTCCGTTTTCATGCGAGAAATGTCCCAAAACCTTTATATGCAAGg GTCATCTTGTCTCACATATGCGTTCGCATTCAGGTGAGAAGCCGCACGCCTGCACATTGTGCAGCAAGGCTTTTGTTGAGCGTGGCAATTTGAAGCGCCACATGAAGATGAACCATCCCGATGCGGTAATGCCCCCACCACCGCAACCGCATCCGCAAATTCCAGCTGGTATATTGGCGTCGGTCAAAGAGGAAATAAAACCAATATTTC TTCCCCATCAAACGCCGACCATGCACACTATCCAACAGATAACATCGGGCGCAGCAGCGGCAAACGCCGTGCAGTTGGCCCCTAGTCTTGTGCCGTTGGTTACCTCAACTATAACTTCGCACAATAACCAGAaaccacagcagcaacaacaacaacaacaacaacagcagcagcagcagcaacaacaacaacagcaagcacatcaacaacaccaacaacaggtgcagcagcaacaacagcaacaacatcaacagcagcagcagcaacaacaacagcagcaactacTACAACTATCCATACATCAACAACAGCAGGAACAACATCGtcaacatcagcaacaacaacaacaggcgcaTCACCAACAAACACAGGTGCAGGCACAACAACAAGCTCATGCACCTCAACCGCAACAACCGCCAACTGTGCCTATCGCACTCATACAAACCGATCCGAGCGTGTTGGCTCGTGCAGCCATGCAGTTGCAACACTTGCCAGCGAATGTCGAGCAACATCCGGTGGTTTACTAA